Proteins encoded within one genomic window of Geotalea daltonii FRC-32:
- a CDS encoding L,D-transpeptidase, with the protein MFRKLLFFSLVVLVAGVVCYKPSATSDPGANPDDPAREDLTKIHYPSLDKIPWRGRFIRPQDTLESLYGNDWPTVARFNRIDRRHVYPGMTIKEPLDVASVKGYTPMPAKYPPAKGHRKYIVIDLGEQWLGAYEFGKLKFSMPAASGTKGHETPTGLFRVDARHRNHTSSLYKTEDDTAQYPMDNAIRFHIGPDNVSYWIHARDLPGKPASHGCVGLADEGMQNRVYGIPEEPLVLDSEKLYEWAVGENDYEDDTGEAEELEDGPVVEVIGANPEYR; encoded by the coding sequence ATGTTTCGAAAATTGCTGTTTTTTTCTCTCGTAGTTTTAGTTGCTGGTGTTGTCTGTTACAAACCTTCCGCCACTTCCGATCCTGGAGCCAATCCCGACGATCCGGCCAGGGAAGACCTGACGAAAATCCACTACCCTAGCCTGGACAAAATTCCCTGGCGTGGACGGTTCATTCGGCCGCAGGATACTCTGGAGTCCCTGTACGGCAACGACTGGCCGACAGTGGCACGCTTCAACAGGATTGACCGCCGCCATGTTTATCCGGGCATGACCATCAAGGAACCCCTTGATGTCGCCTCGGTGAAGGGCTATACGCCAATGCCTGCAAAGTACCCCCCTGCCAAGGGCCATAGAAAATACATAGTTATCGACCTTGGCGAACAGTGGTTGGGTGCCTACGAATTTGGTAAACTTAAGTTTTCCATGCCGGCTGCCAGTGGTACGAAAGGCCACGAAACACCGACCGGACTGTTTCGGGTGGATGCCCGGCACCGTAATCATACCTCGTCCCTTTACAAAACCGAGGATGATACTGCACAGTATCCCATGGATAATGCCATTCGATTCCATATTGGCCCGGACAACGTATCCTACTGGATCCATGCCCGTGATTTGCCGGGGAAGCCTGCCTCTCACGGTTGTGTAGGCCTTGCGGACGAGGGCATGCAGAATCGGGTTTACGGCATTCCGGAAGAACCTCTTGTGCTTGATTCTGAAAAGCTTTACGAATGGGCCGTCGGCGAAAACGATTATGAAGACGATACGGGAGAAGCCGAGGAACTGGAGGACGGCCCCGTGGTCGAAGTGATCGGCGCCAACCCGGAGTATCGGTGA
- the meaB gene encoding methylmalonyl Co-A mutase-associated GTPase MeaB — MSLAEKILQGDIRSAARLMRDIDDGLRSSVEELKKLYPHTGRAYIIGLTGPPGAGKSTLVDQLTAAYRKAGKRVGVVAIDPTSPFTGGAILGDRIRMNRHADDDGVFIRSLATRGHLGGLSRSTGNVVNVMDAMGMDIVIIETVGVGQDEIDIVRMAHTTVVVMVPGLGDDIQAIKAGILEIGDVFVVNKGDREGADRTVRELSAMLDMKPSKPGEWQAKVLKTEAQCNRGIDELVAEMEAHRGFLFSSGAINHLLEERNASMFMDLLKDRLFSEFFAHIKVNGRFRQIIDGMMSREKDPYTAVEEVLTEETGRVKWTGSA, encoded by the coding sequence ATGTCATTGGCGGAAAAAATTCTTCAGGGGGATATCCGTTCAGCGGCACGGCTGATGCGGGATATCGACGACGGTCTCAGAAGCTCGGTGGAAGAGCTGAAAAAGCTCTATCCGCACACGGGTAGAGCCTATATCATCGGCCTTACCGGCCCTCCCGGTGCCGGCAAATCCACCCTGGTGGACCAGTTGACCGCCGCCTACCGCAAGGCCGGCAAGAGGGTCGGAGTCGTCGCCATCGACCCCACCAGCCCCTTTACCGGCGGAGCTATCCTGGGGGACAGGATCCGCATGAACCGCCATGCTGACGACGATGGAGTCTTTATCCGCAGTCTTGCCACCCGCGGCCACCTGGGAGGCCTTTCCCGCTCCACCGGCAATGTGGTCAACGTCATGGACGCCATGGGAATGGACATCGTCATCATCGAGACGGTGGGGGTCGGCCAGGATGAAATAGACATCGTCCGCATGGCCCATACCACCGTCGTTGTCATGGTGCCGGGGCTTGGCGACGATATTCAGGCCATCAAGGCAGGTATTCTGGAAATCGGAGACGTTTTCGTCGTTAACAAGGGGGATCGGGAGGGTGCCGATCGCACCGTCCGGGAACTTTCCGCAATGCTGGATATGAAGCCGTCGAAGCCTGGCGAGTGGCAGGCAAAGGTCCTCAAGACCGAAGCCCAGTGCAATCGGGGTATCGATGAACTGGTCGCCGAAATGGAAGCCCACCGGGGTTTCCTCTTTTCCTCCGGTGCCATTAACCACCTGCTGGAGGAGAGGAACGCCTCCATGTTCATGGACCTTCTCAAAGACCGGCTGTTCTCCGAATTTTTTGCCCACATCAAGGTCAATGGCCGCTTTCGCCAGATCATCGACGGCATGATGTCCAGGGAGAAGGACCCGTACACCGCCGTGGAGGAGGTCCTGACCGAGGAGACCGGCAGGGTCAAATGGACCGGCTCTGCTTGA
- a CDS encoding enoyl-CoA hydratase/isomerase family protein has protein sequence MALYNKLRLEVKNRVGFMMMDSGARFNKLTINMLKELKHGLAELQASDEAACIVLSGYPGESFAVGADIGQMVKFDSQHAFAFAELGQSLFAAMESCTKPIIGALNGITMGGGCDLSLACDLRIASDALRFAHPGAKLGILTGFCGTQKLPRLLGRNFANEIFMTSDVYGPEDALRMGYVNCVHPADIFWPEVVAFAERIAANPAPSLGYAKKAINAAEDCDLKNGCILESGLFSALFPLRDTSGSCKEKEV, from the coding sequence ATGGCTTTGTATAACAAACTGCGACTGGAAGTAAAAAACCGGGTCGGTTTCATGATGATGGATTCAGGTGCCAGGTTCAACAAGCTCACCATCAACATGCTCAAGGAGCTCAAGCACGGCCTGGCCGAGCTTCAGGCCTCCGATGAAGCGGCATGCATCGTACTTTCCGGTTATCCGGGCGAATCCTTTGCCGTCGGCGCCGACATCGGCCAGATGGTCAAGTTCGACTCCCAGCATGCCTTTGCTTTTGCCGAGCTTGGGCAATCTCTCTTTGCCGCCATGGAATCCTGCACGAAACCCATTATCGGCGCCCTCAACGGCATCACCATGGGAGGCGGCTGCGACCTCTCCCTGGCCTGCGATCTGCGCATCGCCAGCGATGCCCTCCGATTCGCCCATCCTGGTGCCAAGCTTGGCATTCTCACCGGCTTTTGCGGCACTCAAAAGCTGCCGCGGCTTTTGGGGCGGAACTTTGCCAATGAGATCTTCATGACCTCCGATGTCTACGGCCCGGAAGATGCCCTGCGCATGGGTTACGTGAACTGCGTCCACCCGGCTGATATCTTCTGGCCCGAGGTTGTTGCCTTTGCCGAAAGAATCGCCGCAAATCCCGCACCATCTCTTGGCTATGCAAAAAAGGCCATCAATGCCGCAGAAGACTGCGATCTGAAAAACGGCTGCATCCTCGAATCGGGCCTGTTCAGTGCCCTGTTTCCTCTCCGCGACACCTCAGGCAGCTGCAAAGAAAAGGAAGTATAA
- a CDS encoding cobalamin B12-binding domain-containing protein: protein MTERKLRVLVGKPGLDGHDRGAKIISRAFRDAGFEIIYTGLHQTPEQIVSAAIQEDVDCVGLSILSGAHNTLLPQVCQLLKEKNADDIIVFGGGVIPDDDIPGLKSAGIREVFTPGTSTEDIVAWVRNNVHPRA, encoded by the coding sequence ATGACTGAACGGAAACTGAGGGTGCTTGTTGGTAAGCCTGGCCTGGACGGACACGATAGAGGAGCGAAGATCATTTCCCGTGCTTTCCGGGATGCCGGCTTCGAGATCATCTACACCGGACTTCACCAGACCCCGGAGCAGATCGTGTCGGCTGCGATCCAGGAAGATGTCGACTGCGTGGGCCTTTCCATTCTTTCAGGCGCCCATAACACGCTGCTGCCCCAGGTTTGTCAGCTTCTCAAAGAAAAGAATGCCGACGATATCATCGTTTTCGGCGGCGGCGTCATTCCCGATGACGATATCCCAGGTTTGAAATCTGCCGGCATCAGAGAGGTATTCACCCCCGGCACCTCCACTGAGGACATCGTTGCCTGGGTGCGCAACAACGTTCATCCCCGCGCATAG
- the cobO gene encoding cob(I)yrinic acid a,c-diamide adenosyltransferase — MKLEQGCVQVYTGNCKGKTTAALGLALRAVGRELMVCMIQFMKGGGPYGEHLAAPKLAPYLTIIQTGREGWVNRDNPDPEDVRLARKALIKAKDALTGGIYDMVILDEINGAVSFGLIDVDDVLELIALRPERVELVLTGRNAHGKIIAAADLVTEMTEIKHYYKAGVPARIGIEK; from the coding sequence ATGAAACTGGAACAGGGGTGCGTTCAGGTCTATACTGGCAACTGCAAGGGCAAGACAACGGCAGCCCTTGGACTGGCTCTTCGTGCCGTAGGCCGTGAACTGATGGTCTGCATGATCCAGTTCATGAAAGGTGGCGGGCCCTATGGCGAGCACCTTGCAGCACCGAAGCTCGCCCCATATCTGACCATAATTCAAACCGGCAGGGAAGGGTGGGTCAACAGGGATAATCCAGACCCGGAGGATGTCCGCCTTGCCCGGAAGGCCCTTATCAAGGCTAAGGATGCCTTGACCGGGGGCATTTATGACATGGTCATTCTCGATGAGATAAATGGAGCCGTATCCTTCGGCCTCATTGATGTGGACGATGTGCTGGAGCTGATCGCTCTCAGACCGGAACGGGTCGAGCTGGTCTTGACCGGACGGAATGCCCATGGGAAAATTATTGCGGCGGCCGATCTGGTCACCGAGATGACGGAGATCAAGCATTATTACAAGGCGGGGGTGCCAGCCCGGATCGGCATTGAGAAATAG
- a CDS encoding enoyl-CoA hydratase/isomerase family protein, giving the protein MPNRPIQVKHDENIAIVSLNRPDVRNSLNAEMLQLMLSTFASLKENAAVAGILVTGAGATFCAGADIEAMRNMTPFEAGRFSQLGQDVMFALESVGKPVIAAVKGHALGGGFELALACDFIVASRSAVFAAPEIRLGIIPGFGGTQRLTRLVGKARAKELIFTGNRIDAEAALSMGLVNRVYDDEELVGEGAALLKTICSRGMLSLKMAKEIIGAGADVDLRNACMMERDAFAICFATEDQKEGMTAFIEKRPAQFKGR; this is encoded by the coding sequence TTGCCTAACCGTCCCATACAAGTCAAACACGACGAGAATATAGCAATTGTAAGCCTGAACAGGCCAGACGTCAGGAATAGCCTGAATGCCGAGATGCTGCAGCTGATGCTGTCCACGTTCGCCTCGCTGAAAGAGAATGCAGCTGTGGCAGGGATTCTCGTTACCGGTGCCGGTGCTACCTTCTGTGCCGGTGCGGATATCGAAGCCATGCGCAACATGACACCCTTTGAGGCGGGTCGCTTTTCCCAGCTGGGGCAGGATGTGATGTTTGCCCTGGAATCGGTCGGCAAACCGGTCATCGCTGCAGTCAAAGGGCATGCCCTGGGTGGCGGGTTCGAGCTGGCACTGGCCTGCGACTTCATCGTTGCTTCCCGCTCGGCCGTCTTTGCCGCACCGGAGATCCGCTTGGGCATCATACCAGGTTTTGGCGGAACCCAGCGCCTGACGCGGCTGGTGGGCAAGGCCAGGGCCAAGGAGCTGATCTTCACCGGCAACCGGATCGATGCGGAAGCAGCCTTGAGTATGGGGCTGGTTAATCGGGTTTATGACGATGAAGAACTTGTTGGCGAAGGGGCGGCTCTGTTGAAGACAATCTGCAGCCGTGGAATGCTTTCCCTGAAGATGGCCAAGGAGATCATAGGCGCCGGCGCCGATGTTGATCTCAGGAATGCCTGCATGATGGAGCGGGATGCCTTCGCCATCTGCTTTGCCACTGAGGATCAGAAGGAAGGGATGACGGCGTTTATTGAAAAGCGTCCGGCACAATTCAAGGGCAGGTAA
- a CDS encoding methyl-accepting chemotaxis protein, with translation MRLFSSIKSKLIVFSVFAFLAVAFSVIFSYSIAVKEVRTIMEADVNSIADALGKSINYIAATKPDAYKEEGFKKFIYSIKIGKTGYPFMLDEQGTLVVHHKEEGKNLAGQKHIDHIRSHKEGGIHEYMAKTTGQQKIVAFRYIEPWKLWVVPGVNEADYFARMKISFFKWNLLFSILIILVLSIISIRISRQITKPLNEAIGVADSLANGDLTVAIEVKDGGETGRLLTALKNMVHELTMMVTEMKTAALQVASASSQLSTTSERIANGAEEVASRTGTVATAGEEMAATSGEIAQNCAIAADGSRQANVSAAAGAAIVQETVAMMDRIAGRVKESAKTVESLGARSDQIGEIIGTIEDIADQTNLLALNAAIEAARAGEQGRGFAVVADEVRALAERTTKATTEIAHMIKTIQQETKSAVSSMEEGVGDVERGTAEAAKSGEALQGILDHIGSVTMQVGQIATAAEQQTSTTVEINRNIHQITEVVQETARGAQDSAAAANNLAKLAVELKGVVEQFKVT, from the coding sequence ATGCGTTTATTCAGCAGCATCAAGTCCAAATTAATTGTCTTTTCGGTTTTCGCTTTCCTGGCTGTGGCTTTCAGCGTAATTTTTTCCTACTCCATCGCAGTCAAGGAAGTCAGGACCATCATGGAGGCCGATGTCAATTCAATTGCCGATGCGCTGGGCAAAAGCATCAACTACATTGCAGCCACCAAGCCCGATGCCTATAAGGAAGAAGGATTTAAAAAATTTATTTACAGCATAAAAATCGGCAAGACAGGCTATCCTTTCATGCTGGACGAGCAGGGAACGCTGGTGGTGCATCACAAGGAGGAGGGAAAAAACCTGGCGGGGCAAAAGCATATCGACCATATCCGGAGCCATAAGGAAGGCGGCATCCATGAATATATGGCCAAGACCACCGGACAGCAGAAGATAGTGGCCTTTCGCTATATTGAGCCCTGGAAGCTTTGGGTAGTGCCCGGAGTGAACGAAGCGGATTACTTCGCCCGCATGAAGATTTCCTTCTTTAAATGGAACCTGCTCTTTTCCATCTTGATCATTCTTGTGCTGAGCATCATAAGCATCCGCATTTCACGCCAAATTACCAAGCCATTGAATGAGGCCATCGGCGTGGCCGACAGTCTGGCAAACGGCGACCTTACGGTGGCCATCGAGGTGAAGGACGGCGGGGAAACCGGGCGTCTTTTGACCGCTCTGAAAAACATGGTCCACGAGTTGACGATGATGGTAACGGAAATGAAAACGGCGGCGCTGCAGGTGGCCTCGGCTTCCTCTCAGTTATCGACCACTTCGGAACGCATAGCGAACGGAGCCGAAGAGGTAGCATCCAGGACCGGGACGGTGGCCACCGCCGGCGAGGAGATGGCTGCAACTTCAGGCGAAATTGCCCAAAACTGTGCCATTGCGGCAGACGGCTCCAGGCAGGCAAACGTTTCAGCAGCGGCCGGAGCGGCGATTGTTCAAGAAACTGTAGCCATGATGGACCGTATTGCCGGCAGGGTCAAAGAATCGGCCAAAACCGTGGAGAGCCTTGGGGCAAGGAGCGATCAGATTGGCGAAATAATCGGCACCATAGAAGATATCGCCGACCAGACTAATCTCCTGGCTCTTAACGCAGCCATTGAAGCGGCAAGAGCCGGCGAGCAGGGACGCGGATTCGCAGTTGTTGCCGACGAGGTACGAGCACTTGCAGAACGGACCACCAAGGCAACCACAGAGATTGCCCACATGATCAAGACCATTCAGCAAGAAACCAAGTCGGCTGTCTCCTCAATGGAAGAAGGAGTGGGAGATGTGGAACGGGGAACGGCCGAGGCGGCAAAGTCGGGAGAAGCACTTCAGGGCATCCTCGATCACATCGGCTCCGTTACGATGCAAGTGGGTCAGATTGCAACTGCCGCTGAACAACAGACCTCAACAACAGTGGAGATCAACAGAAACATTCACCAGATCACCGAGGTTGTGCAGGAAACGGCACGGGGAGCGCAGGATTCGGCTGCCGCAGCGAACAACCTGGCTAAGCTGGCGGTTGAATTGAAGGGTGTGGTTGAGCAGTTCAAGGTGACCTAG